From Triticum urartu cultivar G1812 chromosome 2, Tu2.1, whole genome shotgun sequence, a single genomic window includes:
- the LOC125541437 gene encoding uncharacterized protein LOC125541437 translates to MAYSLKMACVAIALAATALLFTIPRSQAWDADMVPVGAPEHALTAIPGGGAGTLAAGAPVCLQCRCCSRSNSGSCQITSCCSTFNCDPTGKCNVVQQKCGCNGC, encoded by the exons ATGGCGTACAGCCTGAAGATGGCCTGTGTCGCCATCGCTCTCGCCGCCACCGCGCTCCTCTTCACCATCCCacgatctcaag CATGGGATGCGGACATGGTGCCAGTGGGGGCGCCGGAGCACGCGTTGACGGCGATCCCGGGCGGCGGCGCAGGGACGTTGGCAGCGGGGGCGCCGGTGTGCCTCCAGTGCCGGTGCTGCTCCAGGTCGAACTCGGGCAGCTGCCAGATCACCAGCTGCTGCTCCACCTTCAACTGCGACCCCACCGGCAAGTGCAACGTCGTGCAACAGAAGTGCGGCTGCAACGGCTGCTAA